The following nucleotide sequence is from Bacillota bacterium.
CGGGATCGGCGGTCTTGCGGGCCATGGCAAGATAGGGGTCGCCAACGCAATAATGGGGCTTTACCCGGCCACCGGCAGAGTGTTCAAAGGAGGCGCCAGTGTTCCTCTGAACGATCCCAGGCGCGCGCTCGCATCAGGCATGGCATTTGTGTCTGAGGACCGGCGCGGTGTGGGCCTGCTCCTGGACGAGTCAATAGAGAGAAACATCACCCTCACCAGCATGCAGGTGCAGGGGAAATTCCTTCGTCCCGGGTTGTTCCCGTCTCTCCGTCTAGAAGACAAACAGGCTGTGCGGGAGCACGCCGTGGAGGCCATCCGCGAGCTGGATATTCGGTGCACTGGCCCCACCCAGCCTGTGCGAAGGCTCTCAGGCGGAAACCAGCAAAAGGTCTGCCTGGGGCGAGCTTTTACGCTCCAGCCCGAGGTCTTGTGGGTGTCGGAACCAACCCGCGGCATAGACGTTGGGGCGAAGCAATTGGTCCTCGACTTGCTCGTCAAGTTCAACCGTGAGCACGGGATGACCATCATCATGACCTCGAGTGAGCTCGCCGAGTTGCGGAAGATCTGTGACCGGATTGTCATCGTCTACCGTGGCAAGGTCGCGGGGATTCTGCCGCCGGATGCGTCGGACGTCGACTTCGGGCTTATGATGGCGGGGAAGACCTCTGCACGGAAGGAGGCCAGCTGATCATGGACAGACAGCCGCTCCCTGTGGCACGGACCTTCAGCGGCCTGTACGAAGGCCTGGGTTTGCCTCGCCTGATCATATCAGCCTTTGTGCTTGGCCTTTTCGTCGTTGCGTTCATTATGAAGATGGATCTGAGGATCCTGATCTCAGACTCGCTGGTCAGGATCGGGATGAATGGTCTACTGGTGCTGGCGATGCTCCCGACGCTCGCCTGCGGTGTGGGCCTCAACTTCGGCCTCCCGGTGGGGATAATATGCGGGCTCGTCGGCGGAGTGGCCAGCCTGAACATGGACCTGACCGGGTTCACCGGTTTCCTGGTCGCGATCCTGATCGCCATCCCCTTGGCGATAGGTGCAGGCTATCTTTATGCCATGCTCTTGGACAAAGTCCGGGGGCAGGAGATGATGGTAGGCACCTACGTGGGCTTTTCGGTGGTCGCGGGCATGTGCGTGTTTTGGCTGATGGCACCGTTCCGAAATCCTGCGATGATATTCGCCATCGGGGGACAGGGTCTCAGGTACACACTCACTCTGGATCGAAGTTTCGGGAAGCTTCTGAACAACTTCGCAGCCTTCAAGATCCTGGGTGTGACGATACCTACAGGTCTTCTCTTGTTCTTCGCATTCTTCTGCGTTCTGGCCTACCTGTTCTTCAGGTCCAGGATAGGCTTGGCAATGCTTGCGGCGGGGTCGAACCCACTCTACGCAACATCGTCTGGGATCAACGTGCGCGCTATGCGCACGGGCGGCGTGGTGATCTCGACAGTTCTGGCCGCAATAGGAATACTCGTGTACGCGCAGAGCTACGGGTTCCTTCAGCTCTACCAGGCTCCGCTCTACGCTGCCTTCCCCGCGGTGGCATCCATCCTCATCGGAGGAGCCACACTTCAGAAGGCAACTATAGGGCATGTGGTGATCGGGGCGGTGCTCTTCCACACACTGCTCACTATCGCCCTCCCTGTGACCCAGACAGTCCTGCAGGGCGCGGACATCAGTGAAATCGCGAGGATAATCATAAGCAACGGCATGATCCTCTATGCCCTGACCCGGTCCGTGAGGAGGTGAGCTAATGACTAACAAATCAGTTGCAGCAACTCAGACTCAGCCTTCCCGCGCGGACAGGCCTATTGCCAGGGTGCTCAGGAGTGGCTCTGTGCCAATCTTCTTCACGGTGCTGTGCCTCGCTGGGATCATCGCTGCCCGGCTCGATATCAATTTCCTCATCAAGGAGATCATATCCAGGCTGGGGCGCAACTCGTTCCTCGTGCTGTCTCTCTTGATTCCGGTCATGGCGGGTCTGGGTTTGAACTTTGGGATCGTTATCGGGGCCATGGCTGGGCAGATCGCACTCGTCACAGTCACCCACTACGAGGTAGGTGGGTTGCCCGGGTTCCTGTTGGCCGCCGTCATATCGGTCCCGTTCGCGGTGGTATTCGGTTGGCTCACCGGCATGGTGTTGAACCGGGCAAAAGG
It contains:
- a CDS encoding ABC transporter permease, with the protein product MDRQPLPVARTFSGLYEGLGLPRLIISAFVLGLFVVAFIMKMDLRILISDSLVRIGMNGLLVLAMLPTLACGVGLNFGLPVGIICGLVGGVASLNMDLTGFTGFLVAILIAIPLAIGAGYLYAMLLDKVRGQEMMVGTYVGFSVVAGMCVFWLMAPFRNPAMIFAIGGQGLRYTLTLDRSFGKLLNNFAAFKILGVTIPTGLLLFFAFFCVLAYLFFRSRIGLAMLAAGSNPLYATSSGINVRAMRTGGVVISTVLAAIGILVYAQSYGFLQLYQAPLYAAFPAVASILIGGATLQKATIGHVVIGAVLFHTLLTIALPVTQTVLQGADISEIARIIISNGMILYALTRSVRR